Proteins co-encoded in one Plasmodium berghei ANKA genome assembly, chromosome: 11 genomic window:
- a CDS encoding DNA helicase, putative yields the protein METFNFGKYKGKTFEEVFEKHKSYVTWVKNLENPTGSLIEFKNYVLRREEQGGNDGDTNTEYTEYNNKYGNNNNYGNDNYYGNGNKYKTDKNPNGNFNYKQNGYDNKSSVNKMNSSEHKLYEQNIMNEIANRYNNKEEDKPELDIIVAFEIFNSDSFKIVQKDNNNKKYSNFKNFVPKELFKILSEFNPTLKKINNYSCVTFESDKYEYVLNNLAEKCTILGGIHSIPNFLLKCFQNYSKFSQPQKISEVTANILTNTMCSYTKVHYDNLNNLLGEKLSDELKNFQKEGVHFGLKKNGRVLIGDEMGLGKTLQALALMAFYNKDWPFIVICPSSIRFQWKDQALRWLPHLIEEKDICVIKSGKMDIPRNTKMIIISYELITKNDKYQNKYKCIVCDESHYLKNSFSKRTKAIVPIIKSAKRCVLLSGTPALNKPSELYEQVSSIIPNLFNYNEFCDRYCYKDKNIYTRKIEYVGCKHTEELHLFLTNTIMIRRLKKDVLKELPDKLRSKIPIEIPPNELSEILIYSKKLESKKNININDLDNINLSRFNDFNSNHDNNNNDEENITISQLFKMTGYAKVKAIKEYITYLIDADIKFLLFCHHKLVMDEIDEFLKEKKLGFIRVDGLTPIDKREIYIKNFQSDEKIRIALLSITACGVGLNLTAANTVVFGELYWVPGQMIQAEDRAHRIGTTHDTINIHYLVAQNTIDEVVWKIINRKWNTLTTALNGTEDSLNVKEVSKFDKFMLDLTNDTNKSYPTSLVNTPKIRRRSSEYKALINSGNNKKCPDIRDFFKKNKKSTDIEEQKSMDMLSEKSVELWQDEKESDWPSHDSTHKYLEKSGTTLFEKKRSNYDSDNSTSNILTKKYKT from the coding sequence atGGAGACATTTAATTTCGGGAAATATAAAGGAAAAACATTTGAAGAAGTTTTTGAAAAACATAAATCCTATGTAACATGGGTTAAAAATCTTGAAAATCCTACAGGATCTTTAATTGagtttaaaaattatgttttaCGAAGAGAAGAACAAGGTGGAAATGATGGAGATACAAATACGGAGTACAccgaatataataataaatatgggAACAACAACAATTATGgaaatgataattattatgggaatggaaataaatataaaaccgATAAAAACCCAAATGGGAATTTCAATTACAAACAAAATGgatatgataataaaagtaGTGTGAACAAAATGAATAGTTCAGAGCACAAGCTTTATGAGCAGAATATAATGAACGAAATAGCCAATaggtataataataagGAGGAGGATAAACCTGAATTAGATATAATTGTGGCGTTTGAAATATTCAATAGTGATAGTTTTAAAATAGTGCAAAAAGacaataataacaaaaaatattccaattttaaaaattttgtacCAAAAgaactttttaaaatactATCTGAATTTAATCCAACATTAAAAAagattaataattattcttGTGTAACTTTTGAATCAGATAAATATGAGTATGTGTTAAACAATTTAGCAGAGAAATGCACAATATTAGGAGGTATACATAGTATAcctaattttttattaaaatgttttcaaaattattcgAAATTTTCACAACCCCAAAAAATATCTGAAGTAACtgcaaatatattaacgAATACAATGTGCTCATATACTAAAGTGCATTATGACAATTTAAATAACTTATTAGGTGAAAAATTATCTGacgaattaaaaaattttcaaaaagaAGGAGTACATTTTggtctaaaaaaaaatggaagaGTATTAATAGGTGATGAGATGGGTTTAGGAAAAACACTACAAGCATTAGCTTTAATGGCATTTTATAACAAAGATTGGCCTTTCATAGTAATATGTCCATCATCTATTCGATTTCAATGGAAGGATCAGGCATTAAGATGGCTACCTCATTTAATTGaagaaaaagatatatGTGTTATAAAAAGTGGTAAAATGGATATACCTCGTAATACTAAAATGATTATAATTTCTTATGAAttaattacaaaaaatgataagtatcaaaataaatataaatgtattgTTTGTGATGAATcacattatttaaaaaattctttTTCAAAAAGAACTAAAGCAATAGTACctataataaaaagtgCAAAAAGATGTGTATTATTATCGGGTACACCCGCATTAAATAAGCCATCAGAATTATATGAACAAGTTTCTAGTATAATACCTAAtctatttaattataatgaattttGTGATAGATATTGttataaagataaaaatatatacactaGAAAAATAGAATATGTTGGATGTAAGCACACTGAAGAgttacatttatttttaacaaacACTATTATGATAAGaagattaaaaaaagatgtGTTAAAGGAGTTACCAGACAAATTACGATCAAAAATTCCTATTGAAATACCTCCTAACGAATTGAGtgaaattttaatatattctaaaaaattagaaagcaaaaaaaatataaatattaatgatcttgataatattaactTATCTAGGTTTAACGATTTTAATTCAAATCacgataataataataatgacgaagaaaatataacaatttctcaattatttaaaatgaCTGGTTATGCAAAAGTTAAAGCTATAAAGGAATACATTACATATTTGATTGATGCagatattaaatttttattattttgtcaTCATAAATTAGTCATGGATGAAATCGAcgaatttttaaaagaaaaaaaactgGGTTTTATAAGAGTCGATGGTTTAACTCCAATAGATAAAagagaaatatatattaaaaattttcaaagtgatgaaaaaattagaatTGCTTTATTATCTATTACTGCGTGTGGTGTAGGTTTAAATTTAACAGCAGCTAATACTGTTGTTTTTGGAGAACTGTATTGGGTTCCTGGACAAATGATACAAGCCGAAGATCGAGCACATAGAATTGGAACAACACATGatacaataaatatacattacTTAGTTGCACAAAATACTATCGATGAAGTTGTttggaaaattattaacagAAAATGGAACACTCTAACTACAGCATTAAATGGTACTGAAGATTCACTAAATGTAAAAGAAGTTAGTAAGtttgataaatttatgCTAGACTTAACAAATGATACTAATAAATCGTATCCAACATCTCTTGTTAATACACCTAAGATTAGACGAAGGTCATCTGAATATAAGGCACTGATAAATAGTggaaataacaaaaaatgtcCCGATATAAGggattttttcaaaaagaacaaaaaaagcACAGATATAGAAGAGCAAAAATCGATGGATATGCTATCTGAAAAATCAGTTGAATTATGGCAAGATGAGAAAGAAAGTGATTGGCCGTCACATGATTCAACgcataaatatttagaaaaatcTGGCACTACGTTATTCGAAAAAAAGAGATCTAATTACGACTCTGATAATAGTACctcaaatattttaactaaaaaatacaaaacataa